CAAGGTGACCCTGAAGCGATTTCGTTGAGATCGAAGGAGGGGATCAACCGGCCCCTTTGGGCGGCCAGATCACGTAGAGCATCGCATAGGTGATGGTGCTGGTGCAGAGGGCAATGAGGAAAAGCACCATCGTAAACGTTCCGATCATTCGATGGCGCCGCTCTCCGTCGGGAATCAGGCGCTCGATCCCTTTTTCGATCAAAAGCACAAAGGCCACCAGTAAAAAACCCGAGATGTAGACGATGAGACGTGCGATGCTGTGCCAGCGGATCAATCCCGCGACGGCGAAGAGGATAAACGCGCCGCCGAGCGTTTTATAAAAAGCGCTTCGGCTGATCGACAAGGGTCCGGGCCGCAAGACCCGGCGTCCGCTCTTCCGCACGGCGACGCGAAATCCCAGCACGATCATATAGACCGCGAGAACGAGACCGGTGCTTACCACCAGAATATGAAGGGTGAGCAGAGGCGTGAAGATGAAGTGATAAACCCAGTCCGGTCCTCCGAAACCTTCCTTCCCTTCGGTGGCCAGGGCCCCCAGACTGCGCGCCAGATAGTAAAGCGAAAAATAAGCCAGCATGCTGACCATGGCCCAGAGGGTCAGGACGTGATGTCGGTCCCCCTGTTTATTTCTTCCCATTCTCCATCCGACCATGAACAG
The window above is part of the Nitrospiria bacterium genome. Proteins encoded here:
- a CDS encoding DUF420 domain-containing protein, encoding MKEWLGRPGFLPAHGTLGADLSFLMAMAFTLLFMVGWRMGRNKQGDRHHVLTLWAMVSMLAYFSLYYLARSLGALATEGKEGFGGPDWVYHFIFTPLLTLHILVVSTGLVLAVYMIVLGFRVAVRKSGRRVLRPGPLSISRSAFYKTLGGAFILFAVAGLIRWHSIARLIVYISGFLLVAFVLLIEKGIERLIPDGERRHRMIGTFTMVLFLIALCTSTITYAMLYVIWPPKGAG